The Chryseobacterium glaciei DNA window CGTTTTGTCATTGTTTTGATAAACCAAGAAAACTTTTGGACCTTCCGGAACATCAAAACTTTTTACAATGTAGTCTCTGTCGGCACTCCAAGCGAAATCCAGCATATTTTTGGCTGTCCATCTCCAAGTTGCTTTTTTATCTTTTTCGGTTTTGATTTTTGCATTGGCATCGTAACCTTTAACTTCTGTCGGATTTTCAAGGATTCCCCCTGCTCCAATTACATAATCTTTATTAATTTTAATCGTCACATCAAAATCAGAGAACGGCGAATGAAACTCCCTTCCCAAATAATCGAAAGTTGCCCATCCGTCATAATCGTATTCTGAAATTTTAGGATACCATTGCGTCATGGTCATATCAACGCCTTCTTTGTTGTTTCTTCCGCTTCGTCTGATCTGCTGAGGTATCACAGCGTTCCATTCCATTGTGAAATTGGTTGTAGAATTTGGTTTGATAGGTTCTGCCAAATATACCTTCATTATCGTTTCCTGAATTTCAAACTTCAGGTTTTGTCCATTTTGTTTGATCCAGTGAATATTTTGAGCTCCTTCTTCATTTTTTGGAATAGAAGGCAATCTTGAAATACCATCTTTTTGCAATCTTGAATCACCATTTTTACCTTGGCTTGCCACTCTTTGATCCATCATTGAATTAGATTTAAAAGCATTCCAGTATAAATGGAAATACACAACGTTCAGTTCGTCCGGAGAGTTGTTGGTATATTCTAAAGTTTGATTTCCCTGATAAGTAAATTTTTCCGCATTAACATCAATATCCATCTTGTACTTCGCAGCCTGCTGATAATAAGGCGTCTGCTGTGCCTGAAATTGAGAAATGATAAATGCAAATAGGATTGCAACCGATTTTTTCATTTAAAATTTTATTTTTTTAAAGATAAGTAATTAAAATAAGACCTAAAAAATGGAGTTATGTTGAGGTTTTATTTCGTTTGATATGGTTTTAGATGAATTTTAATTGGGTTTGTTAAATATTTAAACACTAATATCACAAATGAATTCACAATTTTAAACACAAATAATATTCGTGTTATTTGTGAAAAGATTAGTGCTAATTTGTGTTTAAAAGAATTAATTACTCAATAGCTTTTTAATCAATGTAATCTGACCCAAATGATAATAAGAATGTTCAATCATTCCATCAATATTTCTAAGGTAAGTTCCGTACTTTTCATCAACAAAAACTTCATCCATTTTAGAATCAGGCATTTGTTCTAATAGTGTTGCAAACTTTTCAGAATCGATCCATAATTGACTTAATAATTCTTCCCATTGTTCCTGAGATTCAATTGAAGAAAGGTCAAAACTATATTTATCTTTAATTTCAAGCTCACCACCTTCAAATACATTGATAAGTCCTGC harbors:
- a CDS encoding DUF1572 domain-containing protein, with translation MSSVSQLSKRFREVLLDGFWIANTNFKDQLKDVNWEQATTKVSSLNTIAMLTFHIHYYIAGLINVFEGGELEIKDKYSFDLSSIESQEQWEELLSQLWIDSEKFATLLEQMPDSKMDEVFVDEKYGTYLRNIDGMIEHSYYHLGQITLIKKLLSN